caaaaTAATTCAGGAAATAGAGCAAAGCACTGATAACTGTGACTAATGTCGgagagtcgcgatgctgggaacggagagtactgagcgagcttatatgtgtgtgtttgaatccttgctaaagattccctgtaaattagtcagactttaagctttaaaataagaaataactactttattctggaagtacatacttgataggaaagagtcctatatctagctaactagtgaagttggagctgcaaacactgagcccagtgcttgcccttatgctttggaggagagggagagacaaaggaatatgtctactcccctctcaagagaaagaagtaagaaggagggaaggaactgtgatcaacatcctctgaatatcagtctagcaggaagggagagacagcaggagatcaaaggacaggtatagcctagcaaccaagaggtctcctctctagctactctttttaaccccatgcagcctcaacccacaagttggagttgaaccacatatattccaacaacTAATGCCCTCCTGCATGTCAGTGTCCAGCTCCTAAAGTGACccctgcctccctctctcccccaacTGTCACCACTGGGGCACCTGCagaaccatcttgccctgagggTAGAGGAGAAGCAGGAACAGTTTCTTCTTAAATAAACAAGTTGTCTTTTCCAGTTTatcataactttttttaaaaaaccaatactTATTGTTGTCATaatcttatgtaaactgctttgtgaggtctgcctgaaaagtggtatacaaatgccataaataaataactgtcttTCTTCTGTTTCCAGACTGGGTGAGGTTGATTTGGTTTTGTGCAGGAGCCCTTGTTACTGTAACATTTTACTGGGGTGTTTACTATCCTTGCTCACGATTCTGGTGTAAGCAGAGATTCTTCTGTGAAAGGCAGCAGCAGATCCTTCTGGAGGATGACTCTCCTTTCAGATTCTCCTCCATTGACCATCCTCACTTCTGTGGTGCCTACAGGAGAACAGCTCTGCCAGCATTTGGTGGTGGTGTGGAGGACCTTCAAAGTATCTGTGACCGTCTTCCTGCATTTCACAACACACCAGATGTGCAGTTACTTCCTGGGCACTCCGAGGATGACGGGGCGATCATCTTGTCTCCAGCAACTCTCCCACTCGGAAGTGTTCCTGGTTGCACCTTAGAGCTGAACCTGGGAAGTGAAACATCACTGACTAAATCGAGGAGGCATGAAATCCTTGCCTAATTTAAGAAGTGAGGCTTGCCTTCCAAAACCCAGCCCCATGCCAGACAGTCACAGAATGGTTTTTTTAGAATAAAGGACATTGAGGATgttttactatatatatatattaactagAATGactactgttttaaatgtagtgCTCCATTATGCATTGATATTATTCACCTTTTTGCAAACAAGGCATTGGTATGTTGCAACGAGGCTTTTCATTCTAAATACCTGCCACACACTTTAATGCACTAGTTTAGAGAGAGTTACCTCAGAGACAAGTGATGTTTCCTAATGGATCATTATACATTTCCattggataatttttttaaagaaaacaaatgaaaagaaTGGGATATTTAATTTCAACCGTTTCCACCATGGTGACAGAAAGCTGGAGCCAAGTTGTATGGATTCCATCCTGCACAGCTTTTCCTTTTGTTCTGGGACTGGATGGCAGACCACAAAATGCATTCAGTTGCAAATGCACAGTTAATACAACCGTACTCTCCCTTCTCTAACTCTGATGGCTCCATCTCTAAAGGCAAGCAAAATGTGTTTGTATGGGATGAATTGTGTTGTGTCCAAAAtgatggtgtatgtgtgtgtgtctggacaCAAAGATGTTGGCCAAGGCATTGGTTATCCACCAAGACTTATTTCTGGGAAGAGCTAATTCTGTGCTGTCACCTCATAGCTCGGTAGTGAAACCACTGACCAGGCAAAGCCCAAAGGCTACCCCTGAAATGAATGCTGCAAATATTGCCACTGAAGTCATGACAAAGTAGTGTTGAGTGGCCACATGAAAAGCAACATCTTAGTATCCCCACTCCTAGGAGGATATACTCAGGGCCAGCTGATCTATGTATCATTCTGTGCCTACCAAAGACTTAGTTGCACAAGTGTAGCTACCCTgtggtttttgttccagatggtACCCCCCCATGGCctttaaacacttttaaaaacttgatAGTTGTATGACCACTTCTGTGCATTATCCGCTAAGAGGCAGAGCAGGCAAGCACTGATGGGTGTCTCCTGAATCAATTGTTTCTGGAATTGCATGAAGTTTGTTTTATAGCACAGACCCTTGCCAGATTTATGTTTCCAAATGTATGTACTAAATTGCCAATAAAGATGTGTCTAGTATTTGTTGgagagtcgcgatgctgggaaCAGAGAGTTCTGAGCGAccttacgtgtgtgtgtttgaatctttgctaagattctaccttccctgcaaattagtcagacagagacttgaagctttaaaataagaaagaactactttattctggaagtacatacttgataggaaagagtcctatatctagctaactagctaagttggagctgcaaacactgagcccagtgcttgccctcatgctttggaggagagggagagacaaaggaatatgtctgctctgcctctcgagagaaagaagaagtaagaaggagggaaggaacagggatcaacgtcctttgcatatcagtctagcaggaagggggagacagcaggagatcaaaggacaggtatagcctagcaacctagctaccctttttaacgccatgcagcctcaacccacaagttggagttgaaccacatatattccaacagtaTTTTGATCCTTTTCTTCTGAGTAGTAGCGGCCCAACCTCTGACTTGAATCTGGTATTTAGTATTCTGTGGCCCAAGAGTTTAGCTGCCTACGATAGCTCTCCAGCCTTGCCTAGCATCTAGAGATTCTGTTCTATTTTATTAGttattatattccacctttcctctaaagagCATAAGGTGGCACGTATGGTtcaccccatccctagtttagcCTCACAACTGTTGTGCATTAGCAGAGAATTTAACTAAGCTCAGTGGAGTTAAGCCAGCATGTGCTGTGTGATTTACCTTAGAGGATCAGGCTCTTACCATGTGTTCAAATCACTGAGTACTTTAATCTTTATACAATAAGAAAATATACTTTATTTATAGCAATACATAGTTGATAGGAAAGACACAACCAACTTGCTAATTTGGAGGCACAATGGCCAGGGTTGGACATCAGCCCCATGCTAgaggagaagaagaaagaaaaaaagtttccTCTCAGCTGGATGGAGAAGGAGAGTTTGGAAAGGGTGATCAGCTTCCCTATgggtatcagtttacaacagaagggaGACAGGTAGAGGACTACTggtaaagacagacagacagcctaGCCACCTTGGAGGACTATCTATCTCCCTCAGGCATGCAAAGAGAACGAAATGGGAGTtactcttgccacacttccaaccaCAACAACTTGTAAGACTGGTTAGGCTGAGGGAAGATGTCtggtccaaggccacccagtaagcttcatggctgagttggggcttgaaccctggtcttgcaGGTACTAGTCCAACACCCTCGTTTCCATACCATACTTGTTGTAGATGCAGGCTGGAGCTGCATGTTCCTAGTTAATCTAGGTGTTTGCCTGTGGTGATGAGGGACAAATGAGTTGCAGGAAGAAATGGGAGGGATAGACTAGAGTGCTCTTGGCCTTAGTGTTTctgctctcttcccccctcccccaggtgctCTGCTCAGGTGGATTAATTTTTTCAAAATCAGGGttaaatcagatttttaaacAGCATGCTAAGCATCTCATTTCTTCAAATCTGATGTTGAAAGGAAACCTGAATTTAATAGAAACTAGCAAGCTGCTGTTTACGCTCACCATGTCACAAATGATTACCTGTCCAACACTGGGCTAAATACTAGCAATCATGGGCTAAATACTAGCAATCTGCAGCTACTACAAGATTCACCATGTGTCTCTAGCATTTGGAAGCAGCCCATTATGTTTCAGATCCACTGTTGTTCTGATTCAATTTGGGTCTGAATCTCATCTGTCAAACCCAAAGTTCTGTTTTGTCCCTatgactataatggggaatctaaacatGACTtcaatcttttttctttttcacataagtggatgaaatttgcaggcaaaggaaCCCTTCCAGAGTGGACAATTTCAGGCCAATCCACTGAAAGGAATTTGTGCAGGGAACTTTTATTAAAGCTTATTTTCTttaagtattttaacttttttattccTGCTAGAATTTGatgcaaattgcaggcatggCTGCCTCTACTGAGAGGATGAaactgttgcactgtgtgtagttgtgttacttaattttgtttaaaagcagcaccacagcagcagagagtaaaagcagatgttgaaatgcgagtgtgccagcgtgtgagtgtgtttgcctaagaaagcaggcttttaccctgcatcagcatcactgagactggagacttggtaaaataagaaaagctactttatttatacaaatacatagtagatagaaaaggcatacctagttctaactaactagctaagttggaggcataatgcccaggtgtaggagttagccccatgctcggagagagcagagacagagggatgtctcctctctcctggacagccagaggacaaaggagtggaaagggcggaaggaagaggggcaggtaaacttccctaaaggcatcacaaTCTAGCGACAGaaagaagtcagtcagagcatcacaggtaaaaggtaaacaaagcctatccatctggag
The DNA window shown above is from Rhineura floridana isolate rRhiFlo1 chromosome 16, rRhiFlo1.hap2, whole genome shotgun sequence and carries:
- the LOC133371452 gene encoding uncharacterized protein LOC133371452 isoform X1, yielding MEWALLCALALLLRPGPGLGGGEASTTAEDDEMCSRWLYGMEPPVVDDFECAEQYDGEDVKYCCGTCGQTSGCSLEEAAEDEEQRPTCGQEIWHSSPPVSNWVRLIWFCAGALVTVTFYWGVYYPCSRFWCKQRFFCERQQQILLEDDSPFRFSSIDHPHFCGAYRRTALPAFGGGVEDLQSICDRLPAFHNTPDVQLLPGHSEDDGAIILSPATLPLGSVPGCTLELNLGSETSLTKSRRHEILA